aaagagaggAGGTTAAAAACCACTGCCCTGGAAAAAGGCATGTAAGTAATCAGcgttaaagaaaaggaaattatatgtaaaaataccTTTCGACCACTTTGTACATCATACTTCCTTATTAACCTGTTGATGGGTCTCTAaatcagaaagaattcagtggaCTTGGGTACATCCTCTTTCCTCCAGGTCTGTAGATACAATAAAGTGAAAAGGTCTGGGAAGCTCAGATCTAAACCTCCCTGTGCCCTAGTCCTATGAGGTCATGACTAGGGTCTGTCTATCTGTCTTTCAGCCAACAACTACATGGAATCTAAGTGTCAGGCTGTCATCCAAGAACTGCGTAAGTGTTGTGCTCGATATCCCAAGGGAAGATCTCTCGTCTGTTCAggatttgagaaagaagaagaaaagctgacGCTGAAGCCCACATGACAGTAAAGTTCTGCTGAGAAGCAAACTGCTGCCCCACATTTCCACCACGCGGGTTTTATCTATCCTCCTGACTCTTTCTTCAGGCCAGGTAGCAGCAAATATCAAATGAAAAAGTCAACTATAAAAGTTAATATGCCATCTATGcagaacaaatataaatatattaaacaaataagTAGAATGTGATAAAACTGAGCTGCTAAAATAAACCTTTTAAGTGAAAATTTTTGGTTTGGTAT
Above is a window of Mesoplodon densirostris isolate mMesDen1 chromosome X, mMesDen1 primary haplotype, whole genome shotgun sequence DNA encoding:
- the CMC4 gene encoding cx9C motif-containing protein 4, with protein sequence MPQKDPCQKQACEIQKCLQANNYMESKCQAVIQELRKCCARYPKGRSLVCSGFEKEEEKLTLKPT